The Toxorhynchites rutilus septentrionalis strain SRP chromosome 3, ASM2978413v1, whole genome shotgun sequence genome includes a region encoding these proteins:
- the LOC129778910 gene encoding uncharacterized protein LOC129778910, with protein MRGITLFIVTAYLWGGAVSYFGFPLLTEPKEIWNELRDPSKQEPRVYPGEECDRQCDPNDAPRICYFHWTLENHATMGSTCWDCLRGNRTHCFHPQCVTANGMERGIVSINRRMPGPPIIVCNGDTIVVDVVNEMEGLASTLHWHGFHQTESPWMDGVPMVTQCPILPGTNFRYMFKAKEPGTQWYHSHSGYQKANGHVGIAVVRNPWDVNIDRYDYDLSEHVMVISDWTLDSVERWVPGLQSSTMRVDSILINGRGRYYNATTRSRASYVPLTVFRVQPKKRYRFRLISAGSQYCPFQLQIEKHRMMIISTDGGAVKPHIVDTLVSISGERYDFVVLADQPPGNYWVRARGIGFCNDMRVEEFATLSYADPSVPTEELMFPSRKPPSYDTLFPQGITLNHHTAPCYSPEDNYICAADLESHEVHRDNELIDASPDVRLYVGFDVVKANNTRLFSGREHIHYATVRQQFNTFGVTNNITFASPSFPLLTQSELIQDENLQFCNDTHRPERCQNQLYCHCTHRVKVNLNDVVEIMLYDTAPCTQDFYHPYHIHGHRFIITDMGQLPECAVNSRLPYLKKRKFTRKPNSHNPPYKDTISIPNKGFVRTRFRANNPGFWLIHCHFEWHLGTGMGLVLQVGETDQMLKAPPDFPRCGDFKTKLNGLD; from the exons ATGCGAGGAATCACACTTTTCATAGTGACAGCTTACCTCTGGGGCGGTGCCGTGTCTTACTTTGGATTTCCACTACTAACCGAACCGA AGGAAATATGGAACGAGCTGCGAGATCCCTCGAAACAGGAGCCTCGTGTTTATCCCGGCGAAGAGTGCGATCGACAATGTGATCCGAATGATGCTCCGAGAATATGTTATTTTCATTGGACTCTGGAAAACCATGCGACTATGGGATC AACTTGCTGGGATTGTCTCCGCGGAAATCGCACCCACTGTTTCCATCCGCAATGTGTCACCGCAAATGGAATGGAACGTGGAATCGTATCGATCAATCGTAGAATGCCCGGTCCCCCGATAATCGTTTGTAATGGTGACACAATAGTTGTGGATGTTGTGAACGAAATGGAAGGTCTAGCCTCTACACTTCATTGGCATGGATTTCATCAAACCGAATCACCCTGGATGGATGGCGTCCCGATGGTCACCCAGTGTCCGATTCTTCCGGGAACAAATTTTCGATACATGTTCAAGGCGAAAGAACCAGGCACCCAGTGGTACCACTCGCACTCCGGTTATCAAAAGGCGAATGGTCATGTTGGAATAGCCGTTGTGAGAAATCCGTGGGACGTGAATATCGATCGGTATGATTACGATCTATCCGAGCACGTGATGGTTATCTCCGATTGGACACTGGACTCGGTCGAACGATGGGTCCCGGGACTTCAAAGTTCGACAATGAGAGTGGATTCCATACTCATCAACGGACGAGGACGATATTACAat GCAACCACTAGATCGCGGGCAAGTTATGTGCCTCTAACAGTTTTCCGAGTGCAACCGAAAAAACGATATCGTTTCCGGTTGATCAGTGCAGGCAGCCAGTATTGTCCATTCCAGCTTCAG ATTGAAAAACATCGAATGATGATAATCTCCACAGATGGAGGAGCAGTCAAACCTCATATTGTGGACACGCTAGTTTCCATTTCCGGCGAACGTTATGACTTTGTGGTGCTGGCAGATCAACCACCTG GAAACTACTGGGTTCGGGCACGTGGCATAGGATTCTGCAACGATATGCGCGTAGAAGAATTCGCTACCCTATCGTATGCGGATCCAAGCGTACCGACTGAGGAGTTGATGTTTCCATCCCGCAAACCGCCATCGTACGATACCTTATTCCCTCAGGGAATTACGCTGAACCATCATACTGCCCCATGCTACAGCCCAGAGGATAACTACATTTGCGCAGCTGACTTGGAGTCCCACGAAGTTCATCGCGACAATGAACTGATCGATGCCAGTCCAGATGTGCGCTTGTATGTCGGGTTCGATGTTGTCAAAGCCAATAATACGAGACTTTTCTCTGGCCGGGAACATATACATTATGCGA CCGTCAGACAACAGTTCAATACATTCGGGGTGACAAACAACATCACTTTTGCTTCTCCCAGTTTTCCTCTGCTGACCCAATCGGAGTTAATTCAAGACGAGAATTTGCAGTTCTGCAATGACACACATCGTCCAGAGAGATGTCAAAATCAGCTTTATTGTCATTGCACCCACAGAGTTAAGGTCAACTTAAATGATGTCGTTGAAATTATGTTATACGACACCGCACCTT GCACACAAGATTTCTACCATCCTTACCACATTCACGGCCATCGGTTCATCATCACCGACATGGGACAGCTGCCGGAGTGTGCGGTCAATAGCCGCCTGCCGTATCTGAAGAAAAGAAAGTTCACGCGCAAACCGAACAGCCATAATCCACCCTATAAGGACACGATATCAATTCCGAACAAAGGTTTCGTGAGGACACGCTTCAGAGCGAATAATCCCG GATTTTGGCTGATACACTGCCACTTCGAGTGGCACCTGGGTACCGGCATGGGACTGGTACTGCAGGTGGGCGAAACGGATCAAATGCTTAAAGCACCGCCGGATTTCCCGCGGTGTGGGGATTTTAAAACGAAACTTAATGGATTGGATTAA